A window of the Burkholderia sp. 9120 genome harbors these coding sequences:
- a CDS encoding hybrid sensor histidine kinase/response regulator, with protein MRADPIQRAIDEDLVRVLYAQDPIAFFSHWFSIAVLVAIYWPAIPSPPLFVACFGFYAAANCGSLALWICNRRYPHLASPRGWIVLHAVRGMLLYSAPGFAIWFAFHSPQMDLPLLHTVMLVTLAAGVFMSNGFDLLNFSTAIPFLLFPSIVLHFGTHTFDRTILAIVLAFFFCAINVYAMSYRKLFRQVVQARVDQQYLAESLAAQKHVAEEASLAKTRFFAAASHDLRQPLHAIGLLAASLNDTAATPAQHAKTAEHIVYNVEALNQLFNQVLDLARLESGVTQVIRLHFRLAELFERVGSQYRPQAAAKGLALRIAPTTMIVHDDPVLLERVLSNLLSNAVRYTEDGAIWLGFRRAGRESGGFVEVRDSGIGIPAEEHEQVFEEFYQVANPQRDARQGHGLGLPTVKRLVEMLGGELRLRSAPGRGSVFRFSVQAGEAGGIVASLNETVAGGPSAQGRRVLCIDDDPSILEGLASLLARWGCDVRGTRDEVDALAVLETGFVPDAVLCDYQLANHRTGAQALTAVRHVLARAGHDNIVTLLITGDMASAELAALALQGIPVLHKPVTPARLRRTLEMLWQQAELDKGRATAARALRADGMDEVDGLAVKAESWSANGAIREAANGPPDEARI; from the coding sequence ATGCGGGCCGACCCTATCCAGCGTGCGATCGACGAAGACCTTGTGCGCGTGCTTTACGCGCAGGATCCGATCGCCTTTTTTTCGCACTGGTTTTCGATCGCGGTGCTGGTGGCGATCTACTGGCCGGCGATTCCGTCGCCGCCGCTGTTCGTCGCGTGTTTCGGGTTCTATGCGGCGGCCAATTGCGGCAGCCTCGCGTTATGGATCTGCAATCGCCGCTATCCGCATCTTGCGTCGCCGCGTGGCTGGATCGTGCTGCATGCGGTGCGCGGCATGTTGCTGTACAGCGCGCCGGGTTTCGCGATCTGGTTCGCGTTTCATAGCCCGCAGATGGATTTGCCGCTGCTGCATACGGTAATGCTCGTGACGCTGGCGGCCGGCGTGTTCATGTCGAACGGCTTCGACCTGCTGAACTTTTCCACCGCGATTCCGTTCCTGCTGTTTCCGTCGATCGTGCTGCATTTCGGCACGCATACGTTCGACCGCACGATTCTCGCGATCGTCCTCGCGTTTTTCTTTTGCGCGATCAACGTCTACGCGATGAGTTACCGCAAGCTGTTTCGCCAGGTCGTGCAGGCACGGGTCGATCAGCAATATCTGGCGGAGTCGCTGGCGGCGCAGAAGCATGTTGCCGAAGAAGCGAGTCTCGCGAAAACGCGCTTTTTCGCGGCTGCCAGCCACGATTTGCGGCAGCCTCTGCATGCGATCGGTTTGCTCGCGGCGTCGCTCAACGACACGGCGGCAACCCCCGCGCAGCACGCGAAGACCGCCGAACATATCGTCTACAACGTCGAGGCGTTGAATCAGCTGTTCAACCAGGTGCTCGATCTCGCGCGGCTCGAAAGCGGCGTGACACAGGTGATCCGGCTACATTTCCGGCTGGCCGAACTGTTCGAGCGGGTCGGCAGCCAGTATCGTCCGCAGGCGGCGGCCAAAGGTCTCGCGCTGCGGATCGCGCCGACCACGATGATCGTGCACGACGATCCGGTGTTGCTGGAGCGCGTGCTGAGCAATCTGCTGTCCAACGCGGTGCGTTATACCGAGGACGGCGCGATCTGGTTGGGCTTTCGGCGCGCGGGACGCGAGTCGGGCGGCTTTGTCGAGGTGCGCGATTCGGGCATCGGCATTCCGGCGGAGGAGCACGAGCAGGTCTTCGAAGAGTTCTATCAGGTCGCCAATCCGCAGCGCGACGCGCGCCAGGGGCATGGGCTCGGCCTGCCGACGGTGAAGCGGCTGGTCGAAATGCTCGGCGGCGAACTGCGTTTGCGTTCGGCGCCGGGGCGCGGGTCCGTGTTTCGTTTTTCGGTGCAGGCGGGCGAGGCGGGCGGGATTGTCGCGAGCCTGAACGAAACGGTGGCGGGCGGTCCTTCGGCGCAGGGGCGGCGCGTGCTGTGCATCGACGACGATCCGTCGATCCTCGAAGGCCTCGCCAGTCTGCTCGCGCGCTGGGGTTGCGACGTGCGCGGCACTCGCGACGAGGTCGACGCGCTCGCGGTGCTCGAAACGGGTTTCGTGCCGGATGCGGTGCTGTGCGATTACCAGTTGGCGAATCACCGCACCGGCGCGCAGGCGCTGACTGCCGTGCGGCATGTGCTGGCGCGCGCGGGGCACGACAACATCGTGACTTTGCTGATCACGGGGGATATGGCGTCGGCGGAACTGGCGGCGTTGGCGCTGCAGGGGATTCCGGTGTTGCATAAGCCGGTGACCCCCGCGCGCTTGCGGCGCACGCTGGAAATGCTGTGGCAGCAGGCGGAACTGGATAAGGGGCGGGCGACGGCCGCGCGGGCGTTGCGCGCGGACGGCATGGACGAGGTGGATGGACTGGCCGTTAAAGCAGAGAGCTGGAGCGCCAACGGCGCGATACGGGAGGCGGCGAACGGTCCGCCGGACGAAGCGAGGATCTGA